CCTGTACCACATTTCTCATCTCACCATCTGACACCTTCACGGCCTGCTGGGCGTTCCTCTGctcagaaacagaagcagcccGTACAGCCATGCAAGTGAGCACGTCCTTCTGCCTGTCGTAGTTCCCCACACAGCGATGCAGCTGACCCCGGATCAGTCTGGGCAGCGGCTGGTCCTTTAGCACACAAAAGGTACACACCTTAAAAATAATCCGTTAACTTTTTAATCCGAGATGGCATTGTAGCATACTATCCCACTAATATGTGGGACCAAACATGTTCTTGTAATCGTACCAGGTCATTcgtaaacaaaaaataaacaacaataaatgttGGCAAAACGACCACTCAATTTCTAGAAGTTCATTATGGGTGTACCTGAGATTGTGAAAATTTTAAACACAGGTCATATTTCATAGACCATGATGTGCTGtgtggatgaaaaaaaaattcattttttccccccagctCTAACAGAGGAAGAGTACTGAGTAAAGATCTCTGTGAAATGCCTGAGGGCAGTCTGAGCATAAGAAACAGGAAGCTACTCATTCAACACTGATGTCTGGCTCCATCAGACATTCTTTAGAACAGCAGGCTCTAACCTATAAGCATTATAAACATGAATTTTCAGCCATTACAAATATGACTTCTATTATCCTAGAGCACAGCTTGAAGCGATTAGTGGATCATTGTGTAATGGCTGTAAGGATATGGCTGTTAACGCAATGAGGAGTCTGTTGGGGAGTTGTACTCACGTTTTCGtagtacacacactgtactgcttCTTTCCCATCCCTCATGAGGAAGTTCTTGGCACCATATTTTCCTATTGTAACTGCAGAGTCAAGAGTGGCTACAGGAAGAGAAATGAGACTGAACCACCAGAGACGATAAATGACCAGGCTGcacttaattttaaaaaagaaagcttCATCATAGCCTGGATGTCATCCTTGTTAATGAAAGTCCACTAAGTCACATATAACCCATCTGGCAATGTTACCATCAGTGTGCTGCCAAACTGGAATAATTCATGATTTAAtgttcaaattaaaattaaaaatgtaattgtatagTGCTATTTACATGTGGAGTCACCAAGCACCTCCACAGAaatcatatacacacaaaatctgGGTCCTGGCCCCTAATGGGCAAGCCAAGGTGACATTGACATGGAAAAATGTCCTGAGAGCATatggaagaaaccttgagaggaaccaagattcaaAAAGGGAacgcatcctcctctggtcgacACCAGACAGCAAAATAACATGATAAATTTGAGTTTTCAGAGTCCGTACatgaaaacatcaaaacacaagTCTATCGGGAGAACAAATGGCAAGGGTGATGGGCTCTTCAGCATAGTCTCCACGGCACCCAGGAACAGTTTTTTCGTCCCTTCAGGAGAATGGGTGGAACATGCACATTAGACAATCAGGTCGTGCTAATGCAACAAATCAGCTAGATAGTCAGTGACTCTTACCAAAAATCTCAAACAGCATCGGGACTTTGTCCTTGTACTGACTCCAGTGTCTCATACCCTCTATCACAGCTGTGAGGATTCGCAGGGATTTCTCACTTGATGGCTTTGCCTTGGACACTACAGATTTCTACAGTTCACAGCAAAGTGACAAAGCGAGTTGAGTCATGCTGACATATGAAGGACTCACACATAGGTCATATGTAACTTCACAAGTGGCTCCAGCTTACCTTAGTGACTTCCTGCTGCCCTGCATTGCTCACACTTCTTGAAGTGCCAAAGGTGTCCTCGACCCACAGCCCTGCCTGTCCACCACCAGTATGTGCAGCAGATTTGAACCTCCAGTGGGAGGCCTGACTCTGAGCAGACACAAGCTGCTGAGATGGTAAAGACCCTTTGGGTGGGTGGGCCTGTCTGCTGAGTAACTGCTGCTGCACCAGCTGCTTGCCGGGGAACGGTCTAGGCTGGCCCTcagtgcttacacacacattaggaAATCCGCCCTGCCAGAAGCTAGAAGTGATCGCCATAGAATGCTCTCCTGTCTGTGACCTGGAAGTGCAAAGACAAGGGACGAACAGGACACCAATGAAGACACAACACTTTGTCTCAATtcacatttgcttttttttttttttttaaccatggAAACAGTCAACTGAAATGGACAGTGTGAGGAAGACTGACATTAATGTACCAAGCATAAGCAGGTTTATGTGGGTGAGGTATAGGCGCATATCCTCCTCCTGTTGAACCAGATGAAGTAGTGGGCCAAGCTTTGTCTTGGTGAGGCTGTGAGTTGGCTTGCTGGTACCACTGATTTCTCTGAGCTAGAGGGACTTGATTAGCCGTTTCCTGAGAATGTCCTACATTTACTAAACAAAATCAGACAGCTGCTTGTGGTGATCATTTTTCATTGCCCATATTTAATATAAAGTGGGGCACTATGCAAAGAACATAATAGATAGGTGAAAGGTTGGAATGAAGGCCTCCATAGTGTCTCCATACTTAAACTGCCAGAGCACGTTCCACTCTCAGATGGATTGGAGGTCAAAGGCAATCTACTCCTTTTCTTCTGGTTGAACAgtggcacagacagacagcctgtacataaaaacataatgcGAGCGTTAAAGATTAATATTGACAAGTAAATACAATTTAGTGACTAAAAGAACTGTATAACTCTACTCAGCAACAGGTTTACTGAAAGACGCATattgtaaatgacaaaaataaataagttaataaattaattaaaatttgagttaggccaaacagtggcaaaaTGCCAAGTGGGATGTTGTGTCCGTGGTACTATAGAATTAAACAACATCAAAGACACTACATCCGACGGTttgctagctagatagctattCAATTACCTGCCGTCGGCCTCGGTTGGTTTTCATTTCTCCTCATAACGTTGTTATAACGCAACACAAACAGTAACGAAAAGTAATCGCCTAAAACGAAAGGAATAATATGGCAAGATTATCCTTATATTTTAACTGGCCGAACTGCTATGATAAACGTCGCATGCTTTAATGAAGCTCGTAACGTAATGAATGACAAACCGGCtagctgaaaacaaacaaaagtaaactgGTTAACTAGCTAGACTAACTATACTGCCTCAAATTCCAAAACTGCATCGACACGCAGCTAGTTAACCTTGATAGCTCAGCTGTTAGGTTAACACTTTGGCTAGCAACGAAACGacattagttagctagcttatCTTAGGGGTCGTTTTGAACTTGACAAATATTCCTCAAAAGTCTTTAGGCCTGGGGTCAACCTTTAAACAAGAAGCCTGTCGATGGATACACAGCACCAGTGACCAAGATTCTCCTAATACAGTAATTTACTAACGCCAGCTaacaatgtaaaatatttaactaGAACACAGGACCTCCATGTcagctagcttagctagtttAATTTCCAACgagccaaaaaaataaaataaaataaatgaaacgcACGCGGCCGGTGTGCCTCGTGTCCGCGTAATTGCGCGGGAACGTGTCGCGCCGCGGTGGCTGTGTTGTAGCCAGACGACTAAATCCAAGTGGAGTGCTATAAAGAACGAAGCCAACGAGtacaatacatttaataaacttaCAAGAAGCACCGAAAGAAGGAAAAACGCCAAACAGCCTTTACCATCCATCTTTTACTGAACAGGATATGTGTGCATCAGGTTTTATGAGCTTAGTCTTGGTGTattgattaattaataaaaGGAAAGTTACTGTTTGGTCATGAAaaattttgttttccattttcttttcagtctcTGCCAACATTGTGAGTCTTCAGTGGCCTGTCAATGCGATAAACAAAATCTGCAGGCAGAAAATATCCAAGGTATTCCACTGTGCTTGGGGTGGTGTCTATGTAGTAGTGGCCTCCCTCACCATGATGACTGAACACATGGGTGTGCTCCACTCTCAGATCCAAGCCCTAGCCACAAGCAAATGGTCAACAAATCActaaaaagcattaaaataacAGGAGGTCATATTTAAATGCAAACGTGATTTTCCCCATCAAAGCAGCACAGGGGATGATGGAAGGCAAATGCCTCATACAAATCTTGATAAATACTTGGGCAATATTCAGACTGAGCAGTCAAAACCATATCATCAGGCAATACTCACTGGATCTTTGGACACCATGACAGACTGGCAAATAAGTGGAGCACTGACTTCAAAATGCTTCAGCCAGTTGTTCACATCATCGTTGGTATTCAGGGGACATGAAGAGAACTCTCGTGGCTAAAgttaaaacatcaaaacatggAACAATGGGGTATGGAGCCAAGTTTTTCCAGGTGCAGTGTAATCTTTGGCTAAAATGCCAAAAACTTGAACAGAAATATTCCATTAAAATGTTGTAGATATAAGGATATGATTAATATGGGTCAGAGAGGCTAGTCAATAGGTCTGTTCTTAGATAAATATATCTCCTCCAGGTCTACATTATTATAGTTACACTCAAAACACTCAGAGCTGTGTTATGTGTTAATATAAgatttatttcaaacattttaggCATTTTTACCATAATGTGAATCTTGGCCTTCCCTTTCTGTATAATAAAAGTCCCTCCAAGAGCCAGGCTTTTATCACTGTAGTGCTCCTCCATAGTCTTCCTCATACAGCTCACAAGACTCTCTTCTCCCGTCCTCCTGCTGGCCTTGACCTCAATGACCTGTGACCATGATGTTGCATCATTTACTAAttcagggctgggtttccccAAAAGCATTAAACAAAGATATTCGTTAAATGGTATACTAATATTATGCTGAACACTCATCATCATGGTGCTTTTGAGAAACAGGGTCCTAGTCTGTTACTTGGTCAGTTATTCAGTCATTCCACAATCAAAGGTTGGTTTTGCTCACAAAAGACACACTCCATGTATGGCCAGCTGGATAATTAAACCTTGTACAAGTTCAAGTGAATGGACACATTTACTGGTCAGCTAGCCTGTGTACAGGGAACAACAATTGCGTCTTACCTTAGAGCAGCCTATAAACTACATCCCATTTTCCTTGTCAATCCCCATATATGACTTATTATATTTTTCCAGGAATGAATTTGGGAAATATGAAGTTTCTGTGAATTCATGTGATTTCAGCTTGCATAAGATCGTGTAAAATATTAATAGGCCACCATTCCAGatctcagaaacaaacaaatggatGGTCTCACTGCATCATCCCCAGCTGCAGTCATCATTTCAGATCACCTCTCCAAATACTGCACATTGCTCTACCGCTGGACAATGTGCATCCCACCCGCACCATTCAGGATAGCCAATGGGATTCAAATGATAGCACAAAAATCACCACTTTTTCACAGTGGAGGAAattacacagtaaaacacaccaAAGCAAAGCTAAATTTGAGCATTTCgatttttatgttcatttttgggtgggtaattttttttatttgtttaagtttttttgtttatgtgtctTTCAGAGACCACAGGGAACTGTGTTAAATggtgaaaacaaagaaaaacgtGTCTCGATCAACACTGAACACCTGTCTCTGGCATCTGCTCACCTTCCCAGGTTTACCCTCACACGCATAGAGGTTTGCCAGGAGGCCAAAGTCACAGTCGTGGAACCGGTCACTGTATTTCTCCTGCAGACATGTCCCATCCACTGGATTGATGGAGGAAAAGTAGCTGGAATTGATGGCGGGTTTCCCCTCACACTCGGTCATCACTAAAGGCATCATCtttggggaggaaaaaaaaagaaaaaaaaaaagaattactcATAAGGGTGTGGATCACAACAGGTAACAAACAACGTGACGTCTATAACTGCATAAAGCATGGCTTTACATGACACAGCTATTCACCTCTGCGTTCATTCCAACTGTTTTTGACGAAACAGCACCTGCACCAAGTATGAATGCCCCTGGTAACTCCAATTCCTTGGACACAGCATTCATGTTGTACACCTTGGCATCAAATATATGTAATTATCATTTTGATCACAGGCTACTAtgacatattcatattcaaactTTGTTAGGGTAACTGACCTTGTCCAGTTGGACCAAGGGGACCAAATTTGGCACGCCGCCAACATCAGTAATCCGAGGTTTACCACAAAGGCCTTTTTAAAAGGTAAGAGATGGAATGGCGACATTGATAAGTAAATGCCTTACTAGTAAAAGGTATGTAAATGCGGTGCTGAAACTCAGGCCGCCCTGGCTTGTAGGTACGTACCTTTGGCAGGAAACTTGAATGGTTCTTGCGTGAGGTCTGGGCAGTCAGTCACACAGACCTTTGCCACttcaaaattgtttttcagTCCTTTTTCCAGTACTATAGCAAATCACTAATGGTTACTTTGGTGCTACTGACAATAAATCATAGCCTTATCTCAAGATCTTATATTAACTTCAATTTTAAACGTATAGCTAGCACAGATAAATTAGTGGGAACATCTAACTGTCATGCTGAACTTTAACCCCAACATCCAAATTTAGCTCATATGCTACAAAAGCATAACCTTTTTCCGGACCAGTATAAGTGCACACGAAACCTTACCCTGACACAATTCTTCGAGACTCGGAACATGTAACTGGACCTTTTCAGTCTTGCTGATTCCTGCCATCCTGCAATCAGACAGCTAAAACGGAAGAGAGATCACATGCTTTAAGCTGCCTGGGCACTGACCGATATGCGGACGCCACGATATGGGTCAAGTTCAACAAGCGTAACGTTTTCTCGAGAAAACAACGTTTTGAAATGTGTTGCGAATTTCTGCGCTGCGCAAACGCGTtcaggaataaataaatacacacacacacacacacacacatatacaaactaAAAGTGAAGCTGCACAAAAAATAGACAGTATGGAACATAATCACACCGCGACTGGGgtgataaacatttgtttacttcATAAACCACCCTTTAAaccatataaaacatttttacttgaGGAAGACTGGTTAGTTGGAGCCGAGTGTCGTCATTAACGCTTGAAGGTCTCTGATTGGTCATATAAGCGATATTCGAATCACTTCCTGAGGTTGCCCCGCCTACGGGTTCATAGGTTACGACTCTGTACACAACAATGTTGAACACACGTGTGAGACGTGATTTAGGGATAACTATTTTAAACAACCTATTCGGGGGCCAAATAAATCGTTAAATTGCTCTACCAGTAGAGTAACCGAGCAAAGAGTGATCTTGTGCAGGAATGACTAGGAGATATTCCGTGTAAGAATATTACCTGGGACAACATGTCTTTTAGCACAGCGTACGGTAAGTCCCGGGCTGTGAGAAACGTGGTAGAGACTCTAACGCAGAGCCAACTTCTGCAGATCGACCCTCAGAGAGACGTTGTCTTTGAAACGCCACCGCCCGAGGTTATCAGCAGCATCTCACGTTATTTTGAAGCGGCCGTGAGGAGGGCATCGCCCGCTGAATCTTCACTCTCAGACAGGTAAGGAAACTTATGACTAGACCTCTGGGACTGGATCAAGACTGAGTGATGGATTAGTTTTCGATTTTATCTGCTTAATTACGATATGCGGCCACACGTACTCCTATATCAGCACTGTACACAAACCGTGTCTACAGTCtaacgttagccagctagcttagCAGTTCTGGATAAAGATTTGTTCATTGGACTGTGAGTGAATTTCTCACTCACTTTATAAATGTACTGCAAGACAGGCTTTTCGTACGCAGGGCTATCCCTTCATGAACAATTTTTAACcaaaccttgtgtgtgtgttttattttcttgataCCCCTTTCTGTTGCACTCCATCTTCTCCACCACACTCCACAGTGACAGCTTGTTTTTGACTCAGTCTGTGACTCCGGTGGACAGGACAATCAAAAGAACCCAGTCATCAGCAAGACCAGCACTGCTGCCCTTAAGTGTGGAGTCTGAGGATGAGTGTGAACGAGATCACAGCCAGGGTAATGCACCACACCAAGAGGAGGGCCAGGATACATTACTGAGGGGAGTCTCGGATACTGAAAACAGCGATGACGATCTGGTCAGCAAAGCCCGGACAATTTTGGCTTTGCATATGAAGAGAGCTGGACGGAGTGGTGCCAGATTCCGGCGGCGTGCATCTAGCCGCCCAAAGAGGACAGTGTTTCCTTTTCTGCAGAAGTCCCCTTCAGGATGCTTATCTCTCCAAAAGAATCATATTTTAGTGGTGAGGATGTCTGAGTAGGTCTTTTGTGTGGGAGACACAGTAGGTGTTTCACACGTTTGACAGCAGATGCTCATTCGCCTACCTTGTACATACACTGACTGGTGCTTTGATAAACATACAGTTACATACTGTAGCCTCTCTCTTGGCTTGCCCTGTTTGTCAGCCAGCTTCTACTCAGTTCCTCGCTGTCTGCTTTTAGCCATGTGTCAGTCACTGTTTGGTTGAGAGTGGTCTGCCATCCAAAAACGATGGCAGACATCTAGAGGGCTGAACACAATGATGGCAGATACAACTAGAGGGCTGGTGGATGAGCTGaacaaattgtgcatggcagCTGATGAAATTTAGACTCTAAGTATACACTTACAAGGTGTTTCTAGTAAACTAATGAGCTATAgactaactgtacacctacacgGTGTTTCTAGTAAACTAATGAGCTATAgactaactgtacacctacacgGTGTTTCTAGTAAACTAATGAGCTATAgactaactgtacacctacacgGTGTTTCTAGTAAACTAATGAGCTATAGACTAACCGTACACCTACACGGTGTTTCTAGTAAACTAATGAGCTATAgactaactgtacacctacacgGTGTTTCTAGTAAACTAATGAGCTATAgactaactgtacacctacaaggtgtttctaataaactaATGAGCTATAGACTAACTTCACCTACAAGGTGTTTATACATAACTTAGAAATATGTGTAGGAATCTCTCATGAGTAATAGTGAGGGTGATGTTTTATCTTAAAATCATAATGTTTAAAGGTGCAGTAAGTAGTTTTACttgatttttttccttaatGTGGTAAGCTTGCTGTTGATCTCTGTCATATTCAACATATATGGTTAACAGATTGTTATTATtggtaataaatatttaaaaacaattttcttaAAGCAAAAATGCCTGCAGATTGACCATGTAAATAgcacaaaatgtcataaataacaGTGCTGTTGTTGcaaaattgttctttttttgtatgtgtgaagaAGCTAGAACGTAATTTGGATAAACTGTAGTTGTGATAATGGCTACACTGAATACCAATTGTGAACCATTGATTTTTCAAACCAGTCTGattaagaaatacatttttccatATGCATTTTCCATAGTTAGAAACAAATTTCACTCCCAGAAAATAGAAAAAGTTCTGAACAACTTCTCTTGTATCTTTAttgaaaaatatcaaaaaatattttatcaaaaagtaatttaaaatgctTCTTATACTTTCATTAATAATCTGAGTTGCCTTATTTCCCTCCTAACAGAATTCAGAGATTGGTGGGTTCTTTAAATGTGTAAAGAAACTCAACAAAGGACGTGAAGGAAGTAGACGAGAGCTAAGTCCATCTATATTCCCATCTGAGTGAGCTCATCTACAAATTACAAACACGCAATTGTAGATTTCTTTAGATTTCTGTGAAGATGCTGTACTTGGAAAAAATAGTTTCTTCCTAGTTTGAAAGACAGATGGTATATTCCATGATGTTCATAAAACCTCTCCATGTCTTAAACTGACTTAAAATGGCAGTTCCAGTCAAAGCAATGATGTATATATTCATCATTAATGTTTCTTTCTAAAGGAGTTGTTTGCATCCATGTATATCCAAATTGTTTTTGGATTAATTTCAGGCTAGGGGAAGACAGAATGGAGCAAGATACTGAAGATGTGCAGGATGACATCAGAAAAGTGGTGTGTATTGCAACTTTGCAACACAGAACAGCATAACTTTTATTATACACAACTGTATTGACATTTTATCTCAGATTCTTGTTGCACTTTgatttatactttttaatatatgttGTGATTGTACCAGTGCAGTAGTGTTCATCTCCAAACCTTTGATTTGTAAGACAGCTACCACAGATGTGTGAGAGTACAGACTGCACTCTCTTCCGGGTATagctttgctttaaaaagtaCTGGGGACAAGAATGTTTACAGGGTGTTGCATTCAATGCAGCTACCTATCAAATTTGTCATGTTCTCAGGCACGTGCGTTTACTGAAATTGAGGCTGGGAGTAAAGAAATTCTCGAAAGGTTTTATGGCCGTGTTTTTTAAACCTGTTCCACTGAACAATACAATAAGTTTCAGCACTGTGGTTAAATATAGTTGTAGTacaacaattaattaattattattaaaattattatattgtCATTGTGTgacaaaatcagaaaatgtttgtgctTATAGTCACTAGgaacatgtttcattttattaactacaaAAGCAATATTAATAGTTACATAAATCTTAATAGTTATATGTATAACATGTTATACAATAGCAATATTAATAGTTCCgtgtatgaaaatattttgtagAACATGTTAGCGTTTTGAAAACGTTCTGGGGATTTATCCTTGTGTAAATTACCTCCATGCTTGGAGGCATTGGTATTGCGCACACCACTAAGACTTTCTTGGTCTTCTCAGAACCCATCAGATTTTAGCAGGAATTTTTTAAACAGTTGCCCAGTGTTTCTACATTCAGTCAGAATGCTGCCTCTGAGGTGGAAACTGAACATGTGTCTAtatgaatgttgtttttttcatcagTAGGTCTGATTTTTGTTTCAGGACgcagaatgttttgtttcaaaCGCCCACAGAAGAAACCGGGAAAAATGGCTTCCCAAGGAGAGGTGGAAAAATAAGATGGCCTCCAAAAAGTACGACAGAGAAAGCTACAGAGACTGTGAAGAGAGGACTGgtaagaagaagagaaaaaaagatactaaaaagaaacaagaagaaACAGTGTCCAAAAGTGGGGAAAACCAGAGCCAGGTTTGCATTGGATCTGCAGCCAGGACTTCACGCTCTCCCACTGGATCTCCGAACATTAGATCTTTCCTGATGGCACAAGAGGAGGACAGTCAGAGACAGCCAGAGGTTTTAGTAACATATTCACAGTCGCAGTCCATGGACTGGCGTTGTGGCGGAGATCATCCCAGACGGCAAGTTGCTCAAGGGGGTAAGAACTTCGAGACAGCAGGAGCAGAGAGTGAAACAGTGGTGGAGGAAACACAGAGGCCAGACTCAATAGAGGAGGCTGCAAAAAGTCATGCCTCTAAAACTCTGGAGGATCGATCGAGGAGTGGGGCCAGGGGAGAAGATGGCTTGTCAGTTACAGGACTCCATGAGAAGGTTGAGACGGTCAGGGGTACCAGTGAAGAAACTTGCCCTGAACCACAGGAAACTGAAGAGTTGGGTCTTGAGAGGGAAGGTTGGATGTGGTCACAGGATCTTTTTGCGGAACAAGAGAATCAAGCCGATGAAACGGCGGTGTCCAGTCCTTTAAAAGAGGTTATAGTTGGAGAAAGTAAAGAAGACCTAGAAAGTTGTGTAGTGCAAAATAGTGACATTATCTTAttaggaaagaagaaaaacaaagacaagccTTCAGATATCTCTTTAGATGTCGTGGATAGGCCACTAGTTGACAATGCTGCTGAATTGCTGAGGTCTTCTCAGAGACATGTGCCAAAATTGAGTAAAATAACCTCACCAAGAACTGaagaaatcaaacaaacaaggaaagaaacacataaaaagacaaaaatgcaTGGTAGTGTAGAACTTGCATGTCCAGAAGAGAATGTGCAGTTTCGCCATCGACCACTGTCTGATGTCCATCCAGCTTTGGTTGACAGCCCTTCAGGATCCAATCTTGACTCCGATTTCTGTCTAGATGTTGTTGCtgacatacaaaaacataacaTAGAGAAAGTAGACACTCCGGTGTTTAATTATGGTGGGTTGATGTtcctgaaaaagagaaaaagaaaaaagacagaaacatatGAAGTTTCTTTGAGCTCTGCACCTCTGCAGCCTGATGCGGATCAGAACAAGAGCTTCACGTCTCAGGCTCATGACTCTGGACTAGAAACGGtgcagaaaaagaggaaaagccTGGTGGGCAGAGATAACGAAGGTGAGATGACTGCCAATAACACACTATTGGTGGTAGCAGCAGGCACCTCgccaaaaaacacattttctgtggACTCTCTTCAGTCACTGGACATAGTTCAAGACTCTGAAGCACATGCAGCTAAAGGCTCTGAActaaaagcaaagaaaaagaagacaaaggaCAGGAATGCTCAGTCTCTACCTCAGGAAAGTGAAGGGACATGTAAAGAGGAGGGCTTTCAGACCCCCCATCAAGCTCCTGAACGCTTAGGGTCTGTAGCTGATGGGCGTAAAAAGCTGAAAGTAACTGATCTTTCTAGTCCTAGCAGAAGTGATGAGGCCAGTTCAGAGTTCTGCAGCGCAAGGGTACACAAGATCAGTGAGAATGTTTTCAAATTTGGCGATTTTgaaccacaaagaaaaaaagcaaagaagagcAATTCAAGATCTGAGATGTCTGGTGTGGTAACTATGCAATGTGATAGAGAGTTTGAGACAGGTCATGACACTGGAGCcaaaactgcagaaaaaaagataCAAGGGTCACTCTTACAGGCCAGTGGTAGCAAAAGGCAAAATGGAGAGATCAATGAGATAAAACTACAATCTAAGAAGCCTCCAGAATCTTTGAACAGCAGTGAAGTAACAGCCTTTACAGAACACTCAGCAAACTGTGTTTCTCAAAAGGCAGATGACTTAACTTTAGTTACAccaagaagaaagaagaagaagaagaaagagaaggaggttGTAGAAAATGTAGAGGGATCCAAGGATTTTGAGATTCCAGAGGAAATTCTGGACTCTGAGCAGCAAGCAATTAAAGTCATTCCAGATACAaaagtgaagaagaaaaagaaaaagcccaGAACATGTCAAGACGCTGGAGTGACTCATGAAGAGGAGGCCATGGACTCCCCATGTACAGCATCTGACAGAGTGGATCCTCCAAGCTCTGGAATGGAAACAAATCTCAGTCAGCAGGTCAACAGTTCAGAGATTCATGAGGAGGGTTATGGGCCAGATTATGTTGGTGGTTCAACACctttaaagaagaagaagaaaaggaaaacaatggAAAATGGGTTCTTTCTAGGTTCTGATGGCATGGGTACTATAGAGGGCGACCAAACCGATTTGTGCCTGACCAGCGGTGAACAAAAATCAGTGGAGAAACACAAGGCCATGACACGTAGTGGACCAAGACGACGTGAAGAACATATTGCAGCATGTTTGGAAGCAGGTGCCGAGCCTGAATCCACGCATGCTGAAAACTACAgtaaggggaaaaagaaaactatgTCCCTGTGGAAAGATGCTGAAGGTAGCCAGTCAGCATCACAGACTGAGGAACGTCATGAGCCCAAGAGTAacgagaagaagaagaagaagaagaagagacagTCTGAAGCTGACAGGAACGTGGAGTGTGGTTTTTGTGGCGACGATGCCGAGCATGTTGGGTGCCTGCAGAATCTC
This is a stretch of genomic DNA from Electrophorus electricus isolate fEleEle1 chromosome 6, fEleEle1.pri, whole genome shotgun sequence. It encodes these proteins:
- the LOC113573684 gene encoding spermatogenesis-associated protein 22 → MRRNENQPRPTAGCLSVPLFNQKKRSRLPLTSNPSESGTCSGSLINVGHSQETANQVPLAQRNQWYQQANSQPHQDKAWPTTSSGSTGGGYAPIPHPHKPAYAWSQTGEHSMAITSSFWQGGFPNVCVSTEGQPRPFPGKQLVQQQLLSRQAHPPKGSLPSQQLVSAQSQASHWRFKSAAHTGGGQAGLWVEDTFGTSRSVSNAGQQEVTKKSVVSKAKPSSEKSLRILTAVIEGMRHWSQYKDKVPMLFEIFATLDSAVTIGKYGAKNFLMRDGKEAVQCVYYENDQPLPRLIRGQLHRCVGNYDRQKDVLTCMAVRAASVSEQRNAQQAVKVSDGEMRNVVQALTEM
- the c6h11orf54 gene encoding ester hydrolase C11orf54 homolog, with the translated sequence MAGISKTEKVQLHVPSLEELCQVLEKGLKNNFEVAKVCVTDCPDLTQEPFKFPAKGLCGKPRITDVGGVPNLVPLVQLDKVYNMNAVSKELELPGAFILGAGAVSSKTVGMNAEMMPLVMTECEGKPAINSSYFSSINPVDGTCLQEKYSDRFHDCDFGLLANLYACEGKPGKVIEVKASRRTGEESLVSCMRKTMEEHYSDKSLALGGTFIIQKGKAKIHIMPREFSSCPLNTNDDVNNWLKHFEVSAPLICQSVMVSKDPGLDLRVEHTHVFSHHGEGGHYYIDTTPSTVEYLGYFLPADFVYRIDRPLKTHNVGRD